A portion of the Pseudomonas sp. PSE14 genome contains these proteins:
- a CDS encoding FAD-dependent oxidoreductase: MTSHQHDAKWDHEYDVVVVGSGAGALTAALRAHDNGLSVLVIEKSDVYGGTTAVSGGGVWIPCNSQIAALGGSDSYEEAITYLRDVVGEEFDQPRIDAYLANGPEMIEYLARQAQTHFQAVPRYPDYYPDRKGGKPGYRTMEPAPFDAARLGESFAQLRPSSPATLIGGRIAMTQVEAHTILAKESGWLLLTARLALRYLGDFRWRRHSRRDRRLTLGNALIASLRAALAQRGIPLWLETSMQSLRQEGDRVVGVEVLRQGRPHALRARRGVVLACGGFESNQSMRELYLPKPTRAEWTAAPPINTGDGIRAGMAAGGSVALMEHTWGAPTVGVPGEASQRALFVERAFPRCVMVNRLGQRFVNEAAPYTDIIYAMYADHQRTQANAPAWLVFDAEYRKRYPCGVLLPGSVQPDAKIPDGWLDRVIYRAETLPALAQKIGVDAAGLAATVEQMNQLAADGIDPQFGKGGNLFDRYYGDSNCKPNPCLGPIERAPFYALRIDPGELGTKGGLRTDAFARVLRADGSVVAGCYAVGNTSAALMGKTYPGPGSTIGPAMTFAYIAANHLAQAEPAQPSDSIQSAAGHPA; encoded by the coding sequence ATGACCAGCCATCAGCATGATGCGAAGTGGGACCATGAGTACGACGTGGTGGTCGTCGGATCAGGCGCAGGCGCGCTGACGGCGGCATTGCGCGCCCACGACAACGGCCTCTCGGTTCTGGTGATCGAGAAGAGCGACGTCTACGGCGGTACGACCGCCGTCTCCGGTGGCGGCGTCTGGATTCCCTGCAACAGCCAGATCGCCGCCCTCGGCGGCAGCGACTCTTATGAAGAGGCGATCACCTACCTTCGCGACGTGGTCGGCGAGGAGTTCGATCAGCCCCGCATCGACGCCTATCTGGCCAATGGCCCCGAGATGATCGAGTACCTGGCCCGGCAGGCGCAGACGCATTTCCAGGCGGTTCCGCGCTACCCCGACTACTACCCTGACCGCAAGGGCGGCAAGCCGGGCTACCGCACCATGGAGCCCGCGCCCTTCGATGCGGCGCGCCTGGGCGAGTCCTTCGCGCAACTGCGCCCATCATCGCCGGCCACGCTTATCGGCGGGCGTATCGCCATGACCCAGGTGGAAGCGCACACCATCCTCGCCAAGGAGTCTGGCTGGCTGCTGCTCACCGCCCGCCTGGCGCTGCGCTACCTGGGCGACTTCCGCTGGCGTCGACACAGCCGTCGCGACCGCCGCCTGACCCTAGGCAATGCATTGATCGCCAGCCTGCGTGCAGCCCTTGCCCAGCGCGGCATCCCCCTATGGCTGGAAACGTCCATGCAGTCGCTGCGCCAGGAAGGCGACCGGGTGGTAGGCGTGGAGGTGCTTCGGCAAGGCCGTCCCCACGCTCTGCGCGCACGCCGCGGCGTCGTGCTTGCCTGCGGCGGGTTCGAGTCGAACCAGTCCATGCGCGAGCTCTACCTGCCCAAACCTACCCGCGCGGAATGGACCGCCGCGCCGCCGATCAATACCGGCGACGGCATTCGCGCCGGCATGGCGGCCGGAGGATCGGTGGCGTTGATGGAACACACCTGGGGAGCGCCGACGGTGGGCGTGCCCGGCGAGGCGAGCCAACGTGCGCTCTTCGTCGAACGCGCCTTCCCGCGCTGCGTCATGGTCAACCGGCTGGGACAGCGCTTCGTCAATGAAGCCGCGCCCTACACCGACATCATCTACGCCATGTACGCGGACCACCAACGCACCCAGGCCAACGCACCGGCCTGGCTGGTGTTCGACGCCGAGTACCGCAAGCGCTACCCGTGCGGCGTGCTGCTGCCGGGCAGCGTACAGCCGGACGCGAAGATCCCCGATGGCTGGCTGGACAGGGTGATCTATCGCGCCGAGACACTCCCCGCGCTGGCGCAGAAGATCGGCGTGGATGCCGCCGGACTGGCCGCCACCGTCGAGCAGATGAACCAGCTCGCCGCCGACGGCATCGACCCCCAGTTCGGCAAGGGCGGCAACCTGTTCGACCGCTACTACGGCGACTCCAACTGCAAGCCGAACCCCTGCCTCGGCCCCATCGAACGAGCGCCCTTCTATGCCCTGCGCATCGATCCGGGCGAGCTTGGCACCAAGGGCGGCTTGCGGACCGACGCCTTCGCCCGGGTCCTGCGTGCCGACGGATCGGTAGTGGCCGGCTGCTACGCGGTGGGCAATACCTCGGCCGCACTCATGGGCAAGACCTACCCCGGCCCCGGCTCGACCATCGGCCCGGCCATGACCTTCGCCTACATCGCCGCCAACCACCTGGCGCAGGCCGAACCGGCGCAGCCAAGCGATTCGATCCAGAGTGCTGCCGGGCACCCGGCGTGA